TAGAAGTGGGCTCATGTCATATTTTTAACgtcgtcgataacagatgactaatcTCTTGTAAAAGATAAAATCTCTGGTCAGTACGTCATTTAGGCACCTCATGCATAAATTTAGGACCTACAAATTTTAGCTGCATTAGCTCTggacgaacaaaaaaagtgtttgCGGGAGTTGGTTTGGTTTggtttttattggaaaacatCGATTTGTCATTCACAATCatactaaaattaaattatcaaatacTGAAGAGCAAAATTGGAACATTTATCGTATGAATAAAACTTCACAAATGGAAAACACTGAGGCCAGTCCTTGTTGGGCCCATTGTGCTATTTCTCCGTTCAAAAATTTGTCAGATTCCCCTTTAAGGTGCGAGTAGCCATTTGCTTCCTGCAATAAAAGAAAGCACGTTAGCCAGGTCTAGTCTTATTTGTTATTCAGGAGTCAAATAAAAGTCTCCTAGATGCTTAGTCCTTAAACTCATTAGAGCCGGGCAAGTGCATATGATATGTCTTGCTGTTTCTGGTTCTAGCCCACAATGTGGGCCCCACATCCTCTTCAAGTTGGATCATTTACAATACCCATCTTATTGAGGTGAAACCCCAAGCTGTTGTCTCCTTTTAGGATTCCAACCAGCCCTCGCAACTTTTCTCTACCGAGACTCAAGAGAAATTTGTTGTTCTTTACGTTGCATCAAAAATTCTCTTGGCTGTCTACAGGTCGCAAGCGAATCCCATCTTTCCTGATGACATCGTTTAGTCCTGTCCCTTACCAAAGATTTGATCAGACCTGCGTACCTACTCACGGCAGGTTGTCCGATGAAATCTGAACTGCTGCCGTCTCTCGCTAGTTCGTCAGCTTTCTCGTTACCCAGCACTCCGGAATGGCCTGGCCCAGGTCAATATGACTTCATTGTCTCTAGACAGGGTTTCCAGCATTTGGAGGCACTGGAGAACTACTCTGGACGAGACTTTCACTGAAGACAGTGATCCGATAGAAGATTCACTGTCTGGacagtttttttatttattttttttttatttatttattaatttcatcaaTGGCCGTCAAGCCCCCTGACTActtacaataaaaatagatttaaatCAACATTAGCTGTTTAGCGGTTTACAAATTCACGAACAGTAATGCCCTCGGGCCACAGTTCTTCGTTAAGTAgagaatgaaatattttagaattaacAGTGATTTTAAACGATACGAAGCTGACGCTGTCCATGTTTACATAGGGTGAAACTAATATCTTACAAGACACATCTCCAGCCGATGATATCATGTTCTCTCGCAATAAATAATCGACAATTTCCAATTCGGTAACAGATGGTTTACAATTCGACACATAAAGTACCTTATGCGTATCGGACGGAATCATAAGCTGTGACTGAATTGCTTTATCCAGTTGAGTTGTTGAACGTTTGGCGTTAGCGGGTACTGGCTCAGCAACTGACGATTTAGCTAGAACCTCTGCAAACGAACTGGAATTATCAGGTTCTGTTTTAGATTCGGATGGTTCAGTGGGAGTTTCTTCAAAATCTGCTAAATTACGCTGGGGCTTAGATTGAACGACATCAGATTTAGTGATTACGGGTGAAGTCAATGGAGCCGATCCATTCGCAGCAGATGATTCGTCTAGATGATTTCCGGGCTGCATATGTCTCACTGATGAGGAACTACTCATTGAGTCGATGGCGTTTCTAACGTCACGTTCGACGGTTGGCGATCGGTTTACCAAAAATACGGaatttttcttcggttttTCATTTAGAAACGGATGTCGATTTCGATTTCGTTTGGCTGCAATGAGTGAGCGTTGGACGTATGATGGCGATGACGTTGGAATAGCGACAGTGGAATTGAATTTGGTGGACAGAGGAGATACAACGTTGGACGAGCGTGATTGAATGATGCAGCCATCGCAGAACCATTGAAGATTTGGCATTTCTCTATAGCACATCAACGcattcttattgaaattaacacaTTCAGCATGGAAAGATTGACGGCAAATTccatcacaaataattttattcggaTTGTCATTTCTGAAACAGCCGTCGCAAACTGTGCAATTGTTCATTGTCTCGATTGTATTTCAATATTGTATTGGAGTCTGGAGTGTAAACAATAACAGAAGTAGATCACAGGCGTTGAATATGATGACGAAGAGCGACGACAATAAAATCAGCTGTTGTTACGTATACACGGGAATCTTGAAGCAATGAAACTTAtgtttttcgttgatttaCGGAAAAATAAACACTTAGTTGATTCGCAATGGATtgcatttcattaaaaacataTTCAAACGAAAGTTAAAAGCGAAGAGACAATAATAATCGATCAAAAAACatatgaaatgaaacaaaaactcgAGCACGAACAGAATGTGTAATCACGACAAGTCTCCATCTTTAGCCCAACACGGCAGCACGGCGTTTGCGGCAGTTAGTCAGCTGGGTTCCAAGAATCAATACATACACGATATTGTTCAACTCTCACGGTCACCCTTACAAACCGCAAGCGTAACACGATGTACTCTTACTTTTATTGTTTAGAATATAAAGAAAcggaatcttgtacttctcaATCAGCCTTGGtagacaattaatttttattgaaataatgaTATGAATGGTCTGTTAATTCAAATGCAAATGCAGAgttctaaaaaaactttttctttgttatcCAGTTGTTGACATTTCGCAATGCTAGGAATTGTTCTTCAGATTATCTTGCCCGGTTACGATTAGCCTTACAAcctaaattcaattagttaaataaacaaaattgcatCACTTTAACAACCTCCCACACAaccatttctttttcattcagACGGTCACatcaaattgttaaaaattcatttaaaaattgcaaaagatttgtttcatttgtgtgaatttttgatttatgtttGTAGGAAAGGGACGGAGTATGGAATCTATAACTAGCGAAGGTGAGAGTTAGAGATTGTcttgaaactaaaaaaaaacgaattaacTTTCATTTAATAGTATGTTTACTTTTAGCTTTAGTTTGCGCAAATAGAAATTTGtactaaaaatacatttatccGTTTTCACCCACCCATTCAAACCATATTGACTTCTGCTTGATTTAATTGCTTATTCTAATAGACTTGTTGTTGTGTCCACCTTTGCGTATACGAACCGATTCAAccgaaattaatttccaaattttattttcccaatttcaacagaaaatcgtggtgaatttttggaaaaattgcaGCGAGCTCGTGCAGCTGTTCGAGCCGGATCAACATCACAGCCGATTCTAACAACTCCCGGACTGTTGCGATTAGTCGTTGGAAATTGGGTACTCCAGAGCCAAAAGGAGAATCAAGTGCACATCAACAACACTGAAGGTCTGCAAGTGACGATCTTACAAGATGATCTACCCggatttattttcgaaagtaaTCGAGCCACCAAGCACACATTTACTGCTGAATCGTCATTGGGACCAGATTTTGCATCTGGATGGACACAAAGTCGTAAAAAGAAAGTTCGCTCAAAGACAGAAGTTCAAAAGTGTCAAGTGAAAAATATGGCACGTGATTTGTATAATCGTTACTTCAAAGCTGCACAAGCCGTACCGAGAGGTGCTGTTGCAAAATTGTCGTTGATTGTTCGACAAATAGAAGAATCCCTGGAGGAGCAGTGCTCACGTCGAACGTACATCGAGAGTGGATTGAATGGACTATCTTGGCAAGATAAGCTTCGTACTGCATTGAATGAACTTGCTGATTTGTTACACGAAGATGGAGTAGTAAGTGCATATGAAATGCACAGTTCCGGATTGGTACAATGTTTGGTTGCGGtgttatcgaaaaattattggGAATCCGGTGTGACTCGAAGCAAGGCGAACAAACTACAAAAACAGCGAATCTCGATTTTCAAGCAGTGCATTCAGAATCGTGCATCCAACGACGATGATATGAAGaatacagcaaatattttggttcagaAATTGGTCTCAGTTTTAGAAAGTACAGAGAAATTACCAGTGTTTATGTACGATGCACCTGGGTCTGGTTATGGATTACAGATATTGACAAAACGATTGAGATTCCGTTTAGAGCGAGCTGCATGCGAGTCAACTTTGTTCGATCGCACGGGACGTACTTTAAAAATGGAACCACTGGCCACAGTTGGACAACTGGCAAAGTATCTCCTAAAGATGGTAGCAAAACAATGGTACGACATGGAACGtgcgaatttcaattttctgaagaaGCTACGTGGTGGAGGTTCAAATTCCACGTTCAAACATCAAAGTGATTTCGATGAGAATGGTCTGATTTACTTCATTGGAACCAACGGAAAGTCAACTGAATGGGTGAATCCTGCTCAGTATGGCCTAGTGACCGTTTCAAGCTCGGAAGGCAAACAGCTCCCATATGGTCGACTCGAAGACATATTATCGAGAGATAGCACTAGCGTCAATTGCCACACAAGGGACAATAAGAAAGCATTTTTTGCTATTGACTTAGGCGTGTTCATTTTGCCAACTGCGTACACATTGCGCCACGCTCGTGGTTATGGACGATCAGCTCTGCGAAATTGGATGCTACAAGTTTCAAAAGATGCAAACAATTGGACAACACTGTTGACGCACGTAGACGACAAATCGTTAACTGAACCGGGAAGCACTTGTACATGGGTATTGGAATGTCCCACTGAAGAAGCACAAGGGTACCGACATGTCAGGATTCAACAGAATGGTCGCAATGCATCCAACCAAACGCATTACCTAAGTTTGTCCGGCTTTGAGATTTATGGCCGTGTGGTTTCAGTTTGCGAAGACATGGGCAAAGCTGCTGTCAAAGAGGCTGAAGCTAAATACCGTCGAGAGCGTCGTCAAATTAGAGCGCAATTGAAGCATATTACACCTGGAGCGAGAGTTGTTCGGGGTGTCGACTGGCGTTGGGATGTACGTTTGTTTTCTCTCTCGGTGCTATGcgaattttcaatattaattttaatgtttctttTCAGGACCAAGATGGACCACAACCAGGGGAAGGTGTTGTTACCGGCGAAATACATAACGGTTGGATTGACGTGAAATGGGATCATGGAGTTCGGAATTCCTATCGCATGGGTGCAGAAggaaaattcgatttaaaattGGCAAATTGTGATAATCTACCATTACTCGAAGGGGGCACTTCGTCCAATACATTAGTTCCTTTGTCAACCAAAAAAGTGGACAAGACCAGCATTTTGACTAGTCGCAAATCCAGTTCAACGCCAAGTCTTCCGGAAGCAACCGATGGAAATTTGAGCAGAAATTCGGTCGCCTCAACAGAACAGGCTGCATCGGCCGACAATTTGGCGTGGAAGCAAGCGGTCGAAACAATAGCCGAACATGTTCTTTCGTCGGCAAAGTCCGATATTGTGGCTGGTAGTGAGGCGAGAGGCTCATCGAATCAAACTGAAGTGTCGGTTGTCGTGCATGCTCTGCGTGAATTGGAAAATCATCAGGATCTGTCACTTATCAATCACACACCAGCACCTGTATCATCTGCGTCCGACTTGGAGACAATCAcagaaaatttgacacttAGCGACAGCTCTAAAAATAATGCAACCAGCAGTAGCGGCAGCGGTAGTAGTAGCAGCGGTACATTCCTTCGTCAGCAAAGTTATCCCGAAGATAACAAATCCACCAACATCGAAGCGAATAACAAAATGAATGCCAGCAACTCTGCTAACAATAGCAAGTCATTGTTCAGCAATCTACGAACAGGCTCCGGTTCCAGAGTGTCACAATTGTCGACAGAAGCTTTAGAAGTAATCGACAAAATGCGCGAAGGCGTCGATATGATCCGAAACAacacaaataatattttgtcatcGGAAATTTTGACTATTCCGTCGCCAACCCTTTTACCACCAGCTGTAAAGATATCGATGCCCAAGAATCAAGAGAATGCCAATTCTAACATTGAATTCGATCGTCTAAAGAAGTTGACTCAAAATTTGCGCCAATGGCAAATCCAATCCACTGATGATTCATGTGGCTCACAATCAATCGTAAAAGAACGTGACAATACCAACAACAGCAAAAATAATCTCGCCACAAATGTTGTAACGCCACCTCCGGCTGCTTCAAGCAATGCAACTGCAAATACAAGTTCAACCGCTGCGGCAGCTACATCAACATCAATAGCTACATTACCAACGTCAAATGCGATGAGCGTCAGTGTACCAAATCTAACATCATCAAACAATGAGAATGCAAGTCAAAATGAGCCGTCCACTCCCACCGGACTTCTCGAAACATTTGCCGCAATGACGAGACGTCGTGCGTCACAAGGGAATGGATTCCAAACGAACAATCAAGTTATCAGCAATTCGAATATGACCAACAATCAAAACCCAAGCTTCTTTCCACGGGCACCAAATTCAGTTACGAGTCTGGTGAAATTAGCACTGTCCAGCAATTTCCACACCGGACTACTGAGCACAGCTCAAAGTTATCCGAGCCTGAATAGTTCAGCCAATAACACAGCGAATGCATCAGCTGCACCGGTGGCCGTCAGTGGCAGTCAAGTGCCGTCGATCAATCCGAATCTAACGATGAGTCTAACATCGACGTCCAGTGACAGTGAACAAGTTTCGTTGGAAGATTTTCTGGAAAGTTGCCGTGCGCCCACTTTGCTTGGTGAATTAGAAGATGATGGCGAAGATGTTGATGAGGTTTGTTCTTGAGCATGAAATGTCCATGTAGATCTTTTAAACTCAATACGAAATTTACACAATTGCAGGATGACAACGATGACGAGGAGAACGAAGACGAGTATGAGGAAGTCGGGGTAAGTTATGTATGTagatcattttttattattattttctttcgaCACACCGGTAGACTTTTCAAAGACATATCTACACATCGATACTGAACTTCTGTTTGCTCGCACAGATTTAGTTctttgaattggaagcaggcgtcgaatcatttttttttgatttttttaaatttttttattatgaacGAGACCCATTTACTAACAACACAATCCTTGCAGAACACATTGCTTCAAGTGATGGTATCGAGAAACCTGTTAAGCTTCATGGACGACGACACATGGGAAAATCGTGTCGCTGCTGCCAGTAAACGAAAATCGTGGGACGATGAATTTGTCTTGAAACGTCAATTTTCCGCCCTCATACCGGCTTTCGATCCTCGGCCAGGCCGTACCAATGTCAATCAGACATCTGACTTGGAAATTCCTCCGCCCGGTTTGAACAACAGTGAATCAAGCACAAGCGGTGTGTTGACCGTACCACAGCCATCACTATCGCTGGTATTGAAAGGACCCAATTTGAATGGCGTTCCTGATGTGGAAATCCCATTAAAAAATCCCGACTGGACCATATTCAGGGCCGTTCAGGAGCTTATTCAACAATCGAGTCTGAGCAAGGTGGATAAACTTCGGAAAATTTGGGAACCAACGTTCACTATCATTTACAAGGAAGCACCAGCCAAGGATGAAGATATCAGTAGCGGAGAAGATGGAAAATCGACTCCAGTCGTGTCGCTAATATCTGGTGGTTCAACTCTATCACCGAGCTCGCCGCTCCCATCGGCTCCAACAACACTTCAGTGCACCGTTGACGATGTTTTGCAACTGCTTTCTCAGCTCAGTTCAATAAACGTCAACCAGAAAGACTCAGAAAACGACAATCTTCTAACATCAGACCTgtttatgagcaaaaaaatCACCAACAAATTGCAGCAACAAATTCAAGATCCACTGGTATTGTCCAGCAACAGTTTACCGACTTGGTGTGAAGATTTGAATCAATCCTGTCCGTTCCTCTTTCCATTCGAAACGAGGCAATTGTATTTCAATTGTACAGCGTTCGGAGCCTCTCGCAGCATAGTTTGGTTACAGTCGCAACGGGACGTGACACTGGAACGGCAACGACCCGGTTTGAGTCCACGTCGTGATGATCAACACGAATTCAGAGTCGGCCGCTTGAAGCACGAACGAGTTAAAGTTCCTCGGAATGAACGACTTTTGGATTGGGCCATGCAAGTGATGAAAATTCATTGCAATCGAAAGTCAGTACTTGAAGTTGAATTTGTCGACGAGGAAGGTACGGGTCTGGGTCCAACATTAGAATTCTACGCTTTAGTAGCTGCTGAATTGCAACGTGCTGATTTGGCTATGTGGTTGCACGATGACGATGAACCTGATTCCACGACTGACGGTAAAAACAGCGGTGAGGTGGACTTGGGAGAAGGTGCTAAACCGAGAGGATATTACGTACGAAGAGGGAATGGCTTGTTCCCTGCTCCTCTTCCACAAGAATCCGAAATATGTGAGCAAGTCAGCAAGTATTACTGGTTCTTGGGAGTGTTTTTGGCCAAGGTATTGCAAGATGGACGACTTGTCGATCTACCGCTATCGAATAGTTTCCTTCAGCTGTTATGTCACAACAAGATTCTCTCGAACACAAGCAAAATTACATTACTGAATACCAAAACGAGCGACGACATCATGGCGTCGAGCATCATGTCTGAAGAAAGTGATCGCGATATTGCTGATACATGCATGTCGGCTATGTTGGTCCAAGAATTCCCAGAAACTTGCTGGTACGATGGTGTACTCACGCAAGACAATTTAACCGAAATCGATCCGATTCGAGCTGAATTCTTAAAAGAACTCCAAGAAATCGTTCAAGAAAAACAGAACATCGAACTGAACGATAAACTGAGTGCAGCAGAGaagcaacaaaaaatcgaCAGCATCCGATTGAAGACAAAGTCGGGTCCGGTGGCCATAGAAGATTTGGCATTGACATTTTCTTATTTGCCAAGTTCGAAACACTACGGATACACTGCTGCCGATCTGGTACCAAATGGATCGGCTATCGATGtgacaattgaaaatttggaagaaTACTGTGAACTTACGTCCAATTTCTGTTTGCAAGACGGAATTTCGAAGCAACTGGAATCGTTCCACAAAGGTTTTTGCCAGGTGTTCCCACTGAATAAACTGGCGGCATTCACACCGGACGAGGCTCGTATGATGATTTGCGGCGAACAGAATCCGGAATGGAGCCGAGAAGATTTGATTAACTACACTGAACCGAAGTTGGGATACACGAAAGAAAGGTATGTTTGTGGCGGTTTACCTGTATTGGTTTGAtaaaaattctaacaaaaaaaatcaattttctttagcCCTGGCTTCATTCGCTTCGTCAACGTGTTGATGAACATGACCGGTCCGGAACGGAAAGCTTTCCTTCAGTTTACCACCGGTTGCAGTAGTCTACCTCCAGGCGGTTTGTCCAATTTACATCCGAGACTGACGGTCGTGCGTAAAGTAGATGCGGGTGAAGGTAGTTATCCGTCTGTGAATACTTGCGTCCATTACCTGAAATTGCCCGACTATCCAACGGAGGAAATTCTCAAGGAACGTTTGCTGACAGCTACGAAGGAGAAAGGATTCCATTTGAACTAGACAGGAGAGgttaagattttattttttaatttttctcttctttgcattgggaaaatataaaaattggaaaggagaaatgtttcattttcgtcgtagtttttctttcggttttaagtttgatttttttcggaagttttttttttttttgcattagtTTGGAGGGATGTGTAAATATATTGAAATAATTGAGATGAAGAAGTTGTagaagatgaagaaaaaactttaaaatgaaaaacccTATTATAATTAACAGAAACCATCgaaatttttaggaaaataaatatatttctagACGATAAGGAGATTGTTTTTGCTGtcaatttgttaaacaaaagatGATAAAATATGCGCGGAAGAtaagagaaaattttattttttggattgatttgattatttagtcggttttcggttttgttaatattaacaaaaaaaaagagtttttcgTTTGATT
This region of Bradysia coprophila strain Holo2 chromosome IV, BU_Bcop_v1, whole genome shotgun sequence genomic DNA includes:
- the LOC119085953 gene encoding E3 ubiquitin-protein ligase Ufd4 isoform X2, with the protein product MGDVDPELLLEWLSMGQGDERDMQLIALEQLCMLLLMSDNVDRCFESCPPRTFLPALCKIFLDELAPENVLEVTARAITYYLDVSAECTRRIVAIDGAIKAICNRLVVADLTSRTSRDLAEQCIKVLELICTREAGAVFEGGGLNCVLSFIRDCGSQVHKDTLHSSMAVVSRLCTKVEPQSVSIQTCVESLSTLLQHEDTLVADGALKCFASVADRFTRKGVDPAPLAEYGLVAELLNRLSNAAGPQTLPSTSAQDGSTAAASPHPKNQTTETNRSSQSISTTISLLSTLCRGSPTITYDLLRSNLRDAMERALKGDERCTLDCMRLADLILLLLFEGRQALNRVGCAQGQLVPRAVRRADSSERTHRQLIDCIRSKDTEALIEAIESGNIDVNCMDDVGQTLLNWASAFGTLEMVEYLCDKEADVNKGQRSSSLHYAACFGRPSIAKVLLKHGANPDLRDEDGKTPLDKARERIDEGHREVATILQSPGEWMSAGRNDGKSDSDESAEPRGDPEMSPVYLKFFLPAFCKTFQSTMLSSVRRSSLGLIKKMVQYAQPDLLSSLCSAQNENLGVLLVEVVASVLDNEISYSWPPLNNGRPKMTTFVQNVKQQRTNLAQRFILPPPVHKTVDDEDGHLVVLIIIEELMSKTQDEFLDHFARLGVFSKVQALMGSNNESDSDVIKSSDSIAKGDDPLEDAKEILQGKAYHWREWSICRGRDCLYVWSDSAALELSNGSNGWFRFILDGKLATMYSSGSPENGSDSSGKGRSMESITSEENRGEFLEKLQRARAAVRAGSTSQPILTTPGLLRLVVGNWVLQSQKENQVHINNTEGLQVTILQDDLPGFIFESNRATKHTFTAESSLGPDFASGWTQSRKKKVRSKTEVQKCQVKNMARDLYNRYFKAAQAVPRGAVAKLSLIVRQIEESLEEQCSRRTYIESGLNGLSWQDKLRTALNELADLLHEDGVVSAYEMHSSGLVQCLVAVLSKNYWESGVTRSKANKLQKQRISIFKQCIQNRASNDDDMKNTANILVQKLVSVLESTEKLPVFMYDAPGSGYGLQILTKRLRFRLERAACESTLFDRTGRTLKMEPLATVGQLAKYLLKMVAKQWYDMERANFNFLKKLRGGGSNSTFKHQSDFDENGLIYFIGTNGKSTEWVNPAQYGLVTVSSSEGKQLPYGRLEDILSRDSTSVNCHTRDNKKAFFAIDLGVFILPTAYTLRHARGYGRSALRNWMLQVSKDANNWTTLLTHVDDKSLTEPGSTCTWVLECPTEEAQGYRHVRIQQNGRNASNQTHYLSLSGFEIYGRVVSVCEDMGKAAVKEAEAKYRRERRQIRAQLKHITPGARVVRGVDWRWDDQDGPQPGEGVVTGEIHNGWIDVKWDHGVRNSYRMGAEGKFDLKLANCDNLPLLEGGTSSNTLVPLSTKKVDKTSILTSRKSSSTPSLPEATDGNLSRNSVASTEQAASADNLAWKQAVETIAEHVLSSAKSDIVAGSEARGSSNQTEVSVVVHALRELENHQDLSLINHTPAPVSSASDLETITENLTLSDSSKNNATSSSGSGSSSSGTFLRQQSYPEDNKSTNIEANNKMNASNSANNSKSLFSNLRTGSGSRVSQLSTEALEVIDKMREGVDMIRNNTNNILSSEILTIPSPTLLPPAVKISMPKNQENANSNIEFDRLKKLTQNLRQWQIQSTDDSCGSQSIVKERDNTNNSKNNLATNVVTPPPAASSNATANTSSTAAAATSTSIATLPTSNAMSVSVPNLTSSNNENASQNEPSTPTGLLETFAAMTRRRASQGNGFQTNNQVISNSNMTNNQNPSFFPRAPNSVTSLVKLALSSNFHTGLLSTAQSYPSLNSSANNTANASAAPVAVSGSQVPSINPNLTMSLTSTSSDSEQVSLEDFLESCRAPTLLGELEDDGEDVDEDDNDDEENEDEYEEVGNTLLQVMVSRNLLSFMDDDTWENRVAAASKRKSWDDEFVLKRQFSALIPAFDPRPGRTNVNQTSDLEIPPPGLNNSESSTSGVLTVPQPSLSLVLKGPNLNGVPDVEIPLKNPDWTIFRAVQELIQQSSLSKVDKLRKIWEPTFTIIYKEAPAKDEDISSGEDGKSTPVVSLISGGSTLSPSSPLPSAPTTLQCTVDDVLQLLSQLSSINVNQKDSENDNLLTSDLFMSKKITNKLQQQIQDPLVLSSNSLPTWCEDLNQSCPFLFPFETRQLYFNCTAFGASRSIVWLQSQRDVTLERQRPGLSPRRDDQHEFRVGRLKHERVKVPRNERLLDWAMQVMKIHCNRKSVLEVEFVDEEGTGLGPTLEFYALVAAELQRADLAMWLHDDDEPDSTTDGKNSGEVDLGEGAKPRGYYVRRGNGLFPAPLPQESEICEQVSKYYWFLGVFLAKVLQDGRLVDLPLSNSFLQLLCHNKILSNTSKITLLNTKTSDDIMASSIMSEESDRDIADTCMSAMLVQEFPETCWYDGVLTQDNLTEIDPIRAEFLKELQEIVQEKQNIELNDKLSAAEKQQKIDSIRLKTKSGPVAIEDLALTFSYLPSSKHYGYTAADLVPNGSAIDVTIENLEEYCELTSNFCLQDGISKQLESFHKGFCQVFPLNKLAAFTPDEARMMICGEQNPEWSREDLINYTEPKLGYTKESPGFIRFVNVLMNMTGPERKAFLQFTTGCSSLPPGGLSNLHPRLTVVRKVDAGEGSYPSVNTCVHYLKLPDYPTEEILKERLLTATKEKGFHLN
- the LOC119085953 gene encoding E3 ubiquitin-protein ligase Ufd4 isoform X1, translated to MGDVDPELLLEWLSMGQGDERDMQLIALEQLCMLLLMSDNVDRCFESCPPRTFLPALCKIFLDELAPENVLEVTARAITYYLDVSAECTRRIVAIDGAIKAICNRLVVADLTSRTSRDLAEQCIKVLELICTREAGAVFEGGGLNCVLSFIRDCGSQVHKDTLHSSMAVVSRLCTKVEPQSVSIQTCVESLSTLLQHEDTLVADGALKCFASVADRFTRKGVDPAPLAEYGLVAELLNRLSNAAGPQTLPSTSAQDGSTAAASPHPKNQTTETNRSSQSISTTISLLSTLCRGSPTITYDLLRSNLRDAMERALKGDERCTLDCMRLADLILLLLFEGRQALNRVGCAQGQLVPRAVRRADSSERTHRQLIDCIRSKDTEALIEAIESGNIDVNCMDDVGQTLLNWASAFGTLEMVEYLCDKEADVNKGQRSSSLHYAACFGRPSIAKVLLKHGANPDLRDEDGKTPLDKARERIDEGHREVATILQSPGEWMSAGRNDGKSDSDESAEPRGDPEMSPVYLKFFLPAFCKTFQSTMLSSVRRSSLGLIKKMVQYAQPDLLSSLCSAQNENLGVLLVEVVASVLDNEISYSWPPLNNGRPKMTTFVQNVKQQRTNLAQRFILPPPVHKTVDDEDGHLVVLIIIEELMSKTQDEFLDHFARLGVFSKVQALMGSNNESDSDVIKSSDSIAKGDDPLEDAKEILQGKAYHWREWSICRGRDCLYVWSDSAALELSNGSNGWFRFILDGKLATMYSSGSPENGSDSSGKGRSMESITSEENRGEFLEKLQRARAAVRAGSTSQPILTTPGLLRLVVGNWVLQSQKENQVHINNTEGLQVTILQDDLPGFIFESNRATKHTFTAESSLGPDFASGWTQSRKKKVRSKTEVQKCQVKNMARDLYNRYFKAAQAVPRGAVAKLSLIVRQIEESLEEQCSRRTYIESGLNGLSWQDKLRTALNELADLLHEDGVVSAYEMHSSGLVQCLVAVLSKNYWESGVTRSKANKLQKQRISIFKQCIQNRASNDDDMKNTANILVQKLVSVLESTEKLPVFMYDAPGSGYGLQILTKRLRFRLERAACESTLFDRTGRTLKMEPLATVGQLAKYLLKMVAKQWYDMERANFNFLKKLRGGGSNSTFKHQSDFDENGLIYFIGTNGKSTEWVNPAQYGLVTVSSSEGKQLPYGRLEDILSRDSTSVNCHTRDNKKAFFAIDLGVFILPTAYTLRHARGYGRSALRNWMLQVSKDANNWTTLLTHVDDKSLTEPGSTCTWVLECPTEEAQGYRHVRIQQNGRNASNQTHYLSLSGFEIYGRVVSVCEDMGKAAVKEAEAKYRRERRQIRAQLKHITPGARVVRGVDWRWDDQDGPQPGEGVVTGEIHNGWIDVKWDHGVRNSYRMGAEGKFDLKLANCDNLPLLEGGTSSNTLVPLSTKKVDKTSILTSRKSSSTPSLPEATDGNLSRNSVASTEQAASADNLAWKQAVETIAEHVLSSAKSDIVAGSEARGSSNQTEVSVVVHALRELENHQDLSLINHTPAPVSSASDLETITENLTLSDSSKNNATSSSGSGSSSSGTFLRQQSYPEDNKSTNIEANNKMNASNSANNSKSLFSNLRTGSGSRVSQLSTEALEVIDKMREGVDMIRNNTNNILSSEILTIPSPTLLPPAVKISMPKNQENANSNIEFDRLKKLTQNLRQWQIQSTDDSCGSQSIVKERDNTNNSKNNLATNVVTPPPAASSNATANTSSTAAAATSTSIATLPTSNAMSVSVPNLTSSNNENASQNEPSTPTGLLETFAAMTRRRASQGNGFQTNNQVISNSNMTNNQNPSFFPRAPNSVTSLVKLALSSNFHTGLLSTAQSYPSLNSSANNTANASAAPVAVSGSQVPSINPNLTMSLTSTSSDSEQVSLEDFLESCRAPTLLGELEDDGEDVDEDDNDDEENEDEYEEVGVSYNTLLQVMVSRNLLSFMDDDTWENRVAAASKRKSWDDEFVLKRQFSALIPAFDPRPGRTNVNQTSDLEIPPPGLNNSESSTSGVLTVPQPSLSLVLKGPNLNGVPDVEIPLKNPDWTIFRAVQELIQQSSLSKVDKLRKIWEPTFTIIYKEAPAKDEDISSGEDGKSTPVVSLISGGSTLSPSSPLPSAPTTLQCTVDDVLQLLSQLSSINVNQKDSENDNLLTSDLFMSKKITNKLQQQIQDPLVLSSNSLPTWCEDLNQSCPFLFPFETRQLYFNCTAFGASRSIVWLQSQRDVTLERQRPGLSPRRDDQHEFRVGRLKHERVKVPRNERLLDWAMQVMKIHCNRKSVLEVEFVDEEGTGLGPTLEFYALVAAELQRADLAMWLHDDDEPDSTTDGKNSGEVDLGEGAKPRGYYVRRGNGLFPAPLPQESEICEQVSKYYWFLGVFLAKVLQDGRLVDLPLSNSFLQLLCHNKILSNTSKITLLNTKTSDDIMASSIMSEESDRDIADTCMSAMLVQEFPETCWYDGVLTQDNLTEIDPIRAEFLKELQEIVQEKQNIELNDKLSAAEKQQKIDSIRLKTKSGPVAIEDLALTFSYLPSSKHYGYTAADLVPNGSAIDVTIENLEEYCELTSNFCLQDGISKQLESFHKGFCQVFPLNKLAAFTPDEARMMICGEQNPEWSREDLINYTEPKLGYTKESPGFIRFVNVLMNMTGPERKAFLQFTTGCSSLPPGGLSNLHPRLTVVRKVDAGEGSYPSVNTCVHYLKLPDYPTEEILKERLLTATKEKGFHLN